From the genome of Biomphalaria glabrata chromosome 1, xgBioGlab47.1, whole genome shotgun sequence, one region includes:
- the LOC106058303 gene encoding uncharacterized protein LOC106058303 isoform X1, with product MENLISRLNSNMINSLILLAFGLMVSSVLCDVTVIRPLPLRARGVYAGRYGGPAYIGGDWDDNGYVLAGDHGIRGLSVLPPYYGDGYDGYDDGYGRYIGERGGVFRRYERRLVQRVGRY from the exons ATGGAAAATCTGATCTCTAG gtTGAATTCCAACATGATCAATTCTTTAATTTTGCTAGCTTTTGGGCTTATGGTTAGTTCGGTTCTTTGTGACGTCACAGTGATCCGACCTCTCCCTCTAAGAGCCAGGGGAGTTTACGCAGGCAGGTATGGCGGTCCAGCTTACATAGGAGGAG actGGGATGACAACGGCTATGTTTTAGCTGGAGATCATGGAATAAGAG GTCTGAGTGTCCTGCCGCCATATTATGGTGACGGCTACGATGGTTATGATGATGGTTATGGTCGTTACATTGGTGAACGTGGTGGAGTCTTTAGAAGAT ATGAAAGAAGATTG
- the LOC106058303 gene encoding uncharacterized protein LOC106058303 isoform X2 — translation MINSLILLAFGLMVSSVLCDVTVIRPLPLRARGVYAGRYGGPAYIGGDWDDNGYVLAGDHGIRGLSVLPPYYGDGYDGYDDGYGRYIGERGGVFRRYERRLVQRVGRY, via the exons ATGATCAATTCTTTAATTTTGCTAGCTTTTGGGCTTATGGTTAGTTCGGTTCTTTGTGACGTCACAGTGATCCGACCTCTCCCTCTAAGAGCCAGGGGAGTTTACGCAGGCAGGTATGGCGGTCCAGCTTACATAGGAGGAG actGGGATGACAACGGCTATGTTTTAGCTGGAGATCATGGAATAAGAG GTCTGAGTGTCCTGCCGCCATATTATGGTGACGGCTACGATGGTTATGATGATGGTTATGGTCGTTACATTGGTGAACGTGGTGGAGTCTTTAGAAGAT ATGAAAGAAGATTG